The Pristis pectinata isolate sPriPec2 chromosome 9, sPriPec2.1.pri, whole genome shotgun sequence genomic interval AAATAAGAAAACACATGGTATTTCAAAGGTAATTCCTTATTTGCAACAAAGCAATCGCTTCTTGGACAGATAAACCACTCCATATACATTGAGATCTTCCATCGCTAATGCTTTCAGTATGATGTATAATTTACTTTAATACAAACAGTAAAACATACTTTTCTGAACATAAAATCTTCACTTAAGATACACGTACACAGTTAGATGGGAGTGCATTACATTTGTTAATTTATGCAATAACACAAAGCAAGCGCATAAAGTCTTCACATGAAATTGTTAAAGGCATTATCTTGGATGAAAATTTGTTACTGACAGCTGGATAGAGAACAACATATTTTCTTTCGATTAAATACAAATGGCCACAAAATTTCCAAACGTACTTTGAAATGTTAAAGACAGAAAAAAAGGTATTTGTTTCTATATCAATTCTAAATACACAAAGAACTATAGGGAATTTATAGTTAGCATATTAACAAAGCATTTAAGATATGAAAGGGAATACACATTAAACATTAGTTTAAACAGATGTTGCTCTGAGGAATATTCAACTGTGAGCAGACTGAATACTAATTTTGATGAATGAAGTTTTCAGATTTAATGAATGTTTTATCATATCTCTTTACATATTGAAAGCTGGAGTTCACTGATTACACTGGAGGTATTAAACTGAGAATCACAGTTATTATTTCCTCCAAATGAATTTTCTCAAGATATTCTTCCCTTTTATTCCCTCCTCTCCTGAAATAGACAACCTTCCCTGCACTAATTTGCCAAGTGGCTCTATTCCCAATCGTAGATAATGGATGTCAGCATCTTCTTAAGGAAATCATTGGAGCCTAGACCAGTGCTTTTCAAACCTCATACAAACATGCAAGTTAAAAGCTAGAAGAGGCCAATTGCCCCTCAATATTTCAGGACATTTAATAAAACCATGTCTGacctgattgtaacttcaactctatATTCCCGTCCACCTCTATAAGCTTTCATGCACTGGCACGGAAACTCCAAtggacaggaacacaagaggccacagagggtgatagactcagccacctctatcacaggtacagctgtccccaccatcgaggacattacAATAGGTGATGtgtcaggaaggcgacatccatcatcagggacccccaccatcttctcgatgctaccatcaggcaggaagtacgggagcctgaagacccacacctccaggttcaacaacagcttcttccccactgccgtcaggttcttgaactgacctgaaaaaccctatcACTACCTCAGGCTatatttgttttcctctctctcaacttacactagtgtcgttatgtttattgtAAGGTTCATGTAAGTGAAGTattttttatgttaatttgttgaTGTTCATTTATGTTTTGTCaggtttgtaatgcactgtgctgctgctgcaaaaagctaatttccatgacatttataccctgtgtacgtATGCcaatgacaacaaacttgaacttgaactcccttgcttatcaagaatctatcgacctgatgcagagtctcattgaccacttctttccctccacagatgctgcctgacccgctgagttcctccagcagattgtttttagctctagatcccagcatctgcagtcccttgtatttCTATCTGACTAATTACTTCTTTTAAGGCCATGTATGTTAGTTAACAATTTAGGTCTGATAGTTAAATAATAGCTTTACTTTAAAAGTAAAAGATTAGAATGTTAAAAGCTATTACTAAAGACAATCCAGCAGGGCCCTTAGAATAATTCAAGGTAATTAGACAAAGTTAACGTGTTTTTTGTGAGAGCAAAATCACGTTTGACctacttattggagttctttgaaaaagTAACGTGTGGTGttgattatggggaactggtagaTGTAATATACTTAGATGTCCAGAAGGCATTTTGACAAAATGACACATCAAAGGTTACTGTGGAAAATaatggttatgggccaaacgctggcaaatgggactagcttggatggggcaccttggtcggcatgggccagttggaccggagggcctgtttccgtgccttaTAACGCTATAACTTATGGTGTAAGAGGTAACACTTTGACAGGCATAGAGGACTGGCTAGATAACATGAAACAGGGAGGAGCATAAATGGGTCTATTGTCTGGTGAGATGCAacaagtgatgtgccacagggattggcacTGGAGTCTtgacattttacaatttatatacaTTTCTTgaatgaaggcactgaaggtacAATGGCTAAAattgctaatgacacaaagatagtGGGAAAGGTTAGTGCAAAGAGGACATAAAGAGTCTACAAAGGGAAATTGCACTGAGAATAATCTGGAAAAAAGAAGGGTCCAGTCATTTAAATCCgaagtacatagaaatttcttctctcagagggtagtgaatccctgAAATTCTTTGCccctgaggatggtggaggccagatcattagatatacttaagttgggatgttatgttgcagtcatacaagacattggtgaggctgcatttggaatattgtgttcagttttggtcaccctgccataggaaagataccattaagcaggaaagagtgcagaggagatttacgagaacattgccaagactcgagggactgagttatggagagaggttgagcaggttgggactgttttcactggattgtaggagaataagggatgatctcatagaagtgtataaaatcatgaggggcatagatagggtcatttttacacacagggttggggaatcaagaaccagagggcataggtttaaggtgaggtggaagAGATtgaataagaacctgaggggcaattttttcacccagacggtggtcggtatatggaatgagctgccagaggaagtggttgaggcaggtatattaacaacatttaaaaggtacttggacaggtacatgaataggaaaggtttagagggatatgggccaaacacaggcaaatgagactagcttagatgggaatcttggctggaatggaccagatgggccaaagggcctctttccgtgttgtataacttgATGACTTTATGACTTAAGGtcgagatagataaatatttgaaagattgaagaattgagggttatgaggaactggcacagaagaggagttgaggccagtataaatcaaccgtgatcatattgaatggcgaggcaggtttgaggggtcaagtggcctGCTCCAGTTTTCTCGTGTTAATGTCAGCTGATCTGTCTGACCAAGGTATAagtggagggacaggaatggggacagaggagagagagaaagatctaATGTTGGAAGCGGGAGATACAGAACAATGCAGTCACTGGAAATTTGAAGTGAAGGGGAAGGTTGGAAACTACCCAGCCCATCACACAGCACTGTGTAAAGAGAGaaataatgttacaggttgacaacctttcatcagaaaacagTAACTGGCCGTCCCAGGGCTTtatccctctcctctctcctcactcttccccctctatttacacctcctcggGGTAGGTCAGCAGCAGTTGAGAAGCTTCAACCTCTCTCAGACAGCACCACTGTCATTTGCATCACTCAGTCTCTCATGGTCTCAAACCCTTTACAGatattccacccctcccccttctctgcatgTTTTCTAATGCTTCCTAGTTCTGGTGAAAgtcaccacaggtgctgcctgacctgctgagtatttccagcactttctgttcttatttcaggttcccagcatctgcagggtttttgttttcactttttttttggcaGATGATGTTCAACACAAGGTGGTACATCCTGGTGGGAGGAACAGACCCGGGTAGGGACTGAAAGCTCCTCAGAGTACAGGTACACCAATCAAGTTAGCAAGGCTATTAAAAGATGCAAACCAAACACTAGGGTTTATTCCTAGAGGGATGTCATAAGTAGGGGAGTTATGCTAAAACTGTATTAATTAGGCTATGCTTCCTCTGCATTTAGCTGTAGGGAGCTTTGAAAGCCAGCCCTCATCACTCGCTGCAGTGTCATTTGCCAGTAACTCCACAAGCCGCCCTTAAACCGTAGCAGCAAATTATCTCCTTGAAAGTCTTCCGCATCTCTTGACTGCGGAAGGCATAGATGAGTGGGTCAATGATTGAATTACACATGATGAGGACCAGGTACAAGTTGAAGTGTGACATGAAGCACACACAATACAGGTTCCCGGGGCAGGAGATCATGAGGATGAGGTGAAGGAAGAATGGAGCCCAGCAGACGATGAAGATGCCAAGCAGGATCGTCAAGGTGATGGCGCCTTTCATGCTTGCTTGCTGATGAATGGAGTTGTAGCCCGACATAGCAGCAATCCGCTTGGCATGGGAGCGAGCCAGCAGGAACATGTGGCTATAGAGGGAAGCCATAAGAAGCAACATGATGAAGAACATGGTGACAAGACAGATGATGACAGTTGGACTTTCGGAGTAGATGATGAAAATGACACCACACCCGGTGCATAACGTCCAGATCCCTGCAATAATAAAAGCCGCTCGCTTCACACTCATAATGTGGTGGTAGCGCAAGGCGTAGAATATGGTGACATACCTATCGACAGCAATGGccaagagactgcacatggaTGCCACCACAGAGGTGCAGATCATGGAGTCAAACACATTGTCTACCTGTTTGATAAAGCTGTCCTTGACAACCAAGTGCCTGTTGTTGAGTAAAGTTATCACAATGGTTTCCCATGCATTGGACACACTCACCAACATGTCTGCCACTGCCAGGCTGCAGACAAAAAAGTACATGGGCGAGTGCAGATTCCTGTTCTTAATAATCGCAGCAATAACCAGAATATTTTCCAGCAGACTCATGATACCCAGAGTCAGAAACACCTCAATGGCTACACTGACTTGTTCACATAAAGCAGGAGAACTTCTCGTCCTGTTCATCACCGTCTCAGCCAGAGTTAGACTCGCCAGGGAAAGCTCGGTTAAGTTCATCCTTAACTCCTGGGCTTCATCCTCTTCTGCTTTCACTGTGAGATGCTCGTAGAGAAAGATGTGTGATCTACCTCTGGTATTGCCTAGGTTCAGAAGAGAAACATGAGTGTCTGATGAGGTTTTGCTTGGGTTTGAAATTCCACTTGCAGGATGTGGAATGACTGTCAAGGCCTGGTACTTATTGTCCGCCCCTATAACTGGCCCCTGAACTGCTAAGTGGGTCTGGAGCCAAGTATCTGCCAGACCTGGCAGGGCTGAcagattgagtcatagagttgtactgcatagaaacaggcccttcggcccactgtgtctatgccgaccatcaggcctagctacactaatcccacttgcctgcattaattccatatccctctgtgccctgctcattacaaggacctgtccagatgcctcttaaatgttgttactgttcctgcctccaccacctccttctttTCCTTAACTGGACCATCAATATCCTtcgtcaaccaaggttccctactcctgccagccttgcccttcactccaacaggaacatccTGGCCCAGAGACGATTAGAGGACATGCCTTTCACTCCTCACTCTTGCATTCCCGGGTAAACCGGACTTGACAGCTGGAGCCTAGAGCAGGATGACTGCTGGTGCAGCCACTCTTAGACCCATCCCCAGGTGTAGGGCTGGATCGGATGGAGACAGtgggtttatttttgtttacaggTAAACCAGAGGTAATAGACCCTCTTGCCATTTGTTACGTTAAATTTGGAGACAAGTTCAGGGttttctttttcagtttttactCATTCATACATAGGATAGGGATGTAAGGATAAGGCTTGGTATTTATTGTACTTAATGGTTCACCACCATCAACTTAAACATTAgaccagagaacagtacagcactggacaagccattcggcccatgatgttgtgccaatctggatgccaatttatactaaatgtcatcctcctcctgtgtgacgctattacagtgccagtgactggggtacaattccggccgctgtccgtaaggagtttgtacattctccccgtgtctgcgtgggtttcctccgggtgctccggtttcctcccacattccaaagatacatgggttaggaagttgtgggcgtgctatgttggcgccggaaacatggcgacacttgcgggctgcccccagaacactctacgcaaaaggtgcatttcgatgtacatatgacaaataaagatatcttatctcacttttaaaagatttCCATGTCAGTGAACTGGATGGAATTCTCCAACAATCCTATGGCTTCATGCTTGCTATTCATGATACCTGGTTTTTACTCCGGAATTATTTCATTACAATGATTTAGTTTTGCCAGCTGTCCTGGTGGGATCCAGTCTCACGTCACTGCATCTGGGTCTGGACACTAGCATGATAATTTAACCCTATGTTGGTGTGTCCTTAATTCTCCAACTGCTCAGAGGAGGAGTTAAAATGTGAGGAGTTAACATGCAATTCTTTAACACCTATTTCTACCCTAGAcatcctaaagcactttacagccaattaagttataaaacatagaacagcacagcacagaacaggcccttcagcccacaatgttgtgctgaactaattaagctaatgacacctaatcccttctgtctgcatatggtccatacccctccattctctgcatattcatgtgcctatctaagagcttcttaaatgcctctattgtaactgcctccaccactacccctggcagcacattccaggcaccaaccactctctgtgtaaaaaattgccccacacgtctcctttaaactttccccctctcaccttaaatgcatgtcatccAGTACTAGACATTATAGTTCTTCTGTTAGACATTGTAAGTTCCTCTACGAAGATAAGTCAGGGTTGTGATATAGAAAATATAGCAGCTGATCTGTGCACAGGTCTCCTTCAAGCAGCAAGGTGATTCGTGTTGGAGAGTAGGAACATAAGAACAGgagatgctccagcttcctcccacatcccaaagacatgcaggtcgatcggttaattggccactgtaaattgttcctagtgtatATCTGGGGATGTGCTGAGAATAAAAATCAGGATTTATGTAGGATTTTGTGTAAATGGATAGtcggtacagactcagtgggccaaagggcctgtttccatgctgcatccccATGACTTtatggggagaatatgcaaactccacagagacagcagccgaggtcaggattgaacccaggtcaggattgaacccaggtctctggtgctgtgaggcagcagctcgactagaTGTGCCGTTTGCTGCCCTAATCCATTTATTTACAACGTAAACGGGTATTGTAACactcttatttattcatttttggggtctgggcatcactggcaaggcccagTAGCAAGGCCCATAGCCTGTAGCAAACTGCCCTGAACAGAGTggcttgctcagccatttcagagtCCACCACATTATGTAACTCTAGACCTACTGAGAAGCCCAGACTAGTTAACAGCGGCAGGATTCCCcctccctgtgggacaccagatgtgtttttacaaCCACCCAGTCATTTCATGGTCTTGCCTAAAACAAGCTTTTTCTTTAATTCCATCTTATTCAAAGAAACACCGCAgctgaagtgggatttgaactcaggtgcTTGCATTGTCAGCCAGGCATTTGAATAACTAGCCCAGCAAAGTAACCACAGCACTCCCACCACACTTGACATGTTACCTACATTTTGTCTGCATCATTTTGGCGTTGCAAAGAATTTCCTGTGCTAAGTGCAGGCAgaaacaaaaacaacatttaaaagacatttagacaggaacatggataggaaaagcttagaag includes:
- the LOC127574214 gene encoding melanocortin receptor 5-like; this encodes MNLTELSLASLTLAETVMNRTRSSPALCEQVSVAIEVFLTLGIMSLLENILVIAAIIKNRNLHSPMYFFVCSLAVADMLVSVSNAWETIVITLLNNRHLVVKDSFIKQVDNVFDSMICTSVVASMCSLLAIAVDRYVTIFYALRYHHIMSVKRAAFIIAGIWTLCTGCGVIFIIYSESPTVIICLVTMFFIMLLLMASLYSHMFLLARSHAKRIAAMSGYNSIHQQASMKGAITLTILLGIFIVCWAPFFLHLILMISCPGNLYCVCFMSHFNLYLVLIMCNSIIDPLIYAFRSQEMRKTFKEIICCYGLRAACGVTGK